A portion of the Hyalangium minutum genome contains these proteins:
- a CDS encoding TerC family protein has protein sequence MELESVGSPALWAGFILFVLAMLALDLGVFHRKAHEVRFKEALSWSGVWVGLALLFNAGIWWKFGAEPGVQFLTGYLIEKSLSIDNIFVFVIVFSALRIPALYQHRVLFWGILSALVLRAVMIFAGVAMLQRFHWLIYVFGAFLIFTGVKLFLNRNQEDHPENGVAMRWARRTIPSTSEFHGHHFFTKQHGKWLATPLFMALILVEVTDVIFALDSIPAIFAVTQDPFLVFTSNIFAILGLRSLFFLVAGMVEKFSYLKVGLSAVLVFVGAKMTLVDVVKVPALVSLAVIAALIGGSVVASLIKARGQPSAKERSPTRVAPEAP, from the coding sequence TTGGAACTTGAATCCGTTGGCAGCCCTGCCCTCTGGGCGGGGTTCATCCTTTTCGTCCTCGCGATGCTCGCGCTGGACCTGGGCGTCTTCCACCGCAAGGCCCACGAGGTGCGCTTCAAGGAGGCGCTGTCGTGGAGCGGCGTCTGGGTGGGGCTCGCGCTGCTGTTCAACGCGGGCATCTGGTGGAAGTTCGGCGCCGAGCCCGGTGTGCAGTTCCTCACCGGCTACCTGATCGAGAAGTCTCTCTCGATCGACAACATCTTCGTCTTCGTCATCGTCTTCTCGGCCCTGCGCATCCCCGCGCTCTACCAGCACCGGGTGCTCTTCTGGGGCATCCTCAGTGCGCTGGTCTTGCGCGCGGTGATGATCTTTGCCGGCGTGGCGATGCTCCAGCGCTTCCACTGGCTCATCTACGTCTTCGGCGCGTTCCTCATCTTCACGGGCGTCAAGCTGTTCCTCAACCGCAACCAGGAGGATCACCCGGAGAACGGCGTGGCCATGCGCTGGGCCCGCCGCACCATCCCCTCCACCAGCGAGTTCCACGGCCACCACTTCTTCACGAAGCAGCACGGCAAGTGGCTGGCCACCCCGCTCTTCATGGCGCTGATCCTCGTGGAGGTGACCGACGTCATCTTCGCCCTGGACTCCATCCCCGCCATCTTCGCCGTCACCCAGGATCCGTTCCTCGTCTTCACCTCGAACATCTTCGCGATCCTCGGCCTGCGCTCGCTGTTCTTCCTGGTGGCCGGCATGGTGGAGAAGTTCAGCTACCTCAAGGTCGGCCTGTCCGCGGTGCTCGTGTTCGTGGGCGCGAAGATGACGCTGGTGGACGTGGTCAAGGTGCCGGCCCTCGTCTCTCTGGCCGTCATCGCCGCGCTCATCGGCGGCTCGGTGGTGGCCTCGCTGATCAAGGCGCGCGGCCAGCCCAGCGCGAAGGAGCGCTCGCCCACCCGCGTGGCGCCTGAGGCGCCCTGA
- a CDS encoding YacL family protein, with protein sequence MPNVRFTWNQEGQVTALAEPPDDVLADYLAEEVRNDSRQCRRLLDIIRALRRGSHSCWLAEGEAWHVNLTKGRAVIESEFAVPGRARELTLGEFEELVQSWLRFLETPR encoded by the coding sequence ATGCCAAACGTACGGTTTACATGGAACCAGGAGGGGCAGGTGACGGCCCTCGCGGAGCCACCGGACGACGTCCTCGCGGACTACCTGGCCGAGGAGGTCCGCAACGACTCGCGCCAGTGCCGCCGCCTGCTCGACATCATCCGCGCCCTGCGCCGGGGCAGCCACTCGTGCTGGCTGGCCGAGGGCGAGGCCTGGCACGTGAACCTGACGAAGGGGCGCGCGGTCATCGAGAGCGAGTTCGCCGTCCCGGGCCGCGCGCGTGAGCTGACGCTGGGGGAGTTCGAGGAGCTGGTCCAGTCCTGGCTCCGGTTCCTCGAGACCCCCCGCTGA
- a CDS encoding SCP2 sterol-binding domain-containing protein, which produces MPKFPSKEWCEEAVRLTNADPEAAMAGQGWTGDFGAVVDPEPGKLARVFVVHIVPKNGRIEKMRVLDDPDDLDEFEPAYVARASYTVWKELLAGTLDPVEAVLKRRISVKGDLQPLIERMRYKGIADRVFAALKTEFIDDR; this is translated from the coding sequence ATGCCGAAGTTCCCATCCAAGGAGTGGTGTGAGGAGGCGGTGCGGCTGACCAACGCGGACCCCGAGGCCGCCATGGCCGGCCAGGGCTGGACCGGGGACTTCGGGGCCGTGGTGGACCCCGAGCCCGGCAAGCTGGCCCGGGTCTTCGTCGTCCACATCGTCCCCAAGAACGGCCGCATCGAGAAGATGCGCGTGCTGGACGATCCGGACGATCTGGACGAGTTCGAGCCCGCTTATGTGGCCCGAGCCTCGTACACCGTATGGAAGGAGCTGCTGGCGGGCACCCTGGACCCGGTGGAGGCGGTGCTCAAGCGCCGCATCTCGGTGAAGGGCGATCTCCAGCCGCTCATTGAGCGGATGCGGTACAAGGGCATCGCGGACCGTGTCTTCGCTGCGCTGAAGACGGAGTTCATCGACGACAGGTGA
- a CDS encoding Hsp70 family protein — translation MADKPRIIGIDLGTTNTLVASVRNRIPKIVPTDRGNLILPSVVALSQKGDMLVGGVAKDQMVTNPKNTLYGTKRLIGRKYHSKVVEELKSYFNYDIVEGPEGDAAVMLGGKTYSLEHVASLILSQVKTIAEQFLGGPIQEAVISVPAYYNDNQRNAVKEAGKLAGFDVKRIVNEPTAAALAYGFNRGLDQKILVYDLGGGTFDVSVLQLTGNVYEVLATGGDTFLGGVDFDNRVIDYVLEKFLEEHKIDLSKSPIAMQRIKNAAEAAKIDLTLRLNVVIDLPFIEERKGKPLDLRIPLTRDILNGLTGDLVDRTFKLCDEVLAEKGIKRSDIDEIILVGGQSRMPLVQQKIQEHFGKPPRKGVHPDECVALGAALLADSLGSIDSVTLLDAVSMPIGYGLPNNRVKRIIDKNTLIPLVKSFRLPGPNPATSQFIELDIYQGDSDLIVDNEYLGTVRLPASFAGKKIDFKLTEECLLQVMVEEADGMKKVDLATRDTPEALKKAIEEALVKEPPPSETKQSEEGGGLFSSISKVFRRSR, via the coding sequence ATGGCGGACAAACCTCGCATCATCGGGATTGACCTGGGCACGACGAACACGCTCGTGGCCTCCGTGCGCAACCGCATCCCGAAGATCGTCCCCACCGACCGCGGCAACCTGATCCTGCCGTCCGTGGTCGCGCTGTCGCAGAAGGGGGACATGCTGGTCGGCGGCGTGGCCAAGGATCAGATGGTCACCAACCCCAAGAACACGCTCTACGGCACCAAGCGCCTCATCGGCCGCAAGTACCACTCCAAGGTGGTCGAGGAGCTCAAGAGCTACTTCAACTACGACATCGTCGAGGGCCCGGAGGGGGACGCGGCGGTGATGCTGGGCGGCAAGACGTACAGCCTGGAGCACGTGGCCAGCCTGATTCTGAGTCAGGTGAAGACCATCGCCGAGCAGTTCCTCGGCGGGCCTATCCAGGAAGCCGTCATCTCCGTCCCCGCCTACTACAACGACAACCAGCGCAACGCCGTGAAGGAAGCCGGCAAGCTGGCGGGCTTCGACGTGAAGCGCATCGTCAACGAGCCCACCGCGGCCGCGCTGGCCTACGGCTTCAACCGGGGCCTGGATCAGAAGATCCTCGTGTACGACCTGGGTGGCGGCACCTTCGACGTGTCCGTGCTCCAGCTCACCGGCAATGTCTACGAGGTGCTGGCCACCGGCGGCGACACCTTCTTGGGCGGCGTGGACTTCGACAACCGCGTCATCGACTACGTGCTGGAGAAGTTCCTCGAGGAGCACAAGATCGATCTGTCGAAGAGCCCCATCGCCATGCAGCGCATCAAGAACGCTGCCGAGGCCGCGAAGATCGATCTCACCCTGCGCCTCAACGTGGTCATCGATCTGCCGTTCATCGAGGAGCGCAAGGGCAAGCCGCTGGACCTGCGCATCCCGCTCACCCGCGACATTCTCAACGGGCTCACGGGCGACCTGGTGGACCGGACCTTCAAGCTCTGTGACGAGGTGCTCGCGGAGAAGGGCATCAAGCGCTCGGACATCGACGAGATCATCCTCGTGGGTGGCCAGAGCCGCATGCCGCTGGTGCAGCAGAAGATCCAGGAGCACTTCGGCAAGCCGCCGCGCAAGGGCGTCCACCCGGACGAGTGCGTGGCCCTGGGCGCGGCGCTGCTGGCGGACTCGCTGGGCAGCATCGACTCGGTGACGCTGCTGGACGCGGTGTCCATGCCCATTGGCTACGGGCTGCCCAACAACCGCGTCAAGCGCATCATCGACAAGAACACGCTCATTCCCCTGGTGAAGAGCTTCCGGCTGCCGGGCCCGAACCCCGCCACCTCCCAGTTCATCGAGCTGGACATCTACCAGGGCGACAGCGACCTCATCGTCGACAACGAGTACCTGGGCACGGTGCGCCTGCCCGCCTCGTTTGCCGGGAAGAAGATCGACTTCAAGCTGACCGAGGAGTGCCTCCTGCAGGTGATGGTGGAGGAAGCCGACGGCATGAAGAAGGTGGATCTGGCCACCCGAGACACGCCCGAGGCGCTCAAGAAGGCCATTGAAGAGGCGCTCGTCAAGGAGCCGCCTCCGTCCGAGACGAAACAGTCCGAGGAGGGGGGCGGCCTCTTCTCGAGCATCTCGAAGGTGTTCCGCCGCAGCAGGTAG
- a CDS encoding ATP-dependent helicase, whose protein sequence is MATRTYTLKVPQGTKPSLRIDYAGLLNEEQLRAVEAGDGPALVIAGAGSGKTRTLTFRVARLLESGVPPEGILLLTFTNKAAREMTRRVEELAGGFVDVRKLLGGTFHHAAHTLLRQFAHNLGFSQSFTVLDREDARDLMASCVAERKISRERRFPRAEVVLDLVSTAINLQRSLSQVLVEDRPQFLPLAEEVLAVAVRFQQRKLQMNLMDFDDLLLHLKRLLAEHEAVRTQLVERFQCVLVDEYQDTNRLQGDLVDLLVGERKNLTVVGDDCQSIYSFRGADFTNIIDFPQRYPGCGVYPLTRNYRSTPEILQLANASIAFNQRQFTKKLTAERASSAKPVLVPTKDVDEQAAFVAQRVLELRDEGTPLEEMAVLYRAHSHSMELQLELTKRGIPFRVRSGVRFFEQAHIKDVLAHLRFASHPGDELAFKRVVKLVNGVGQATAESLWTALAALPPEQPLHERLGHPDVRRHVPRRASSGFTRFTAMMARVNRPESTRTPGQLIEDILTGGYSEYLRAEFTAEERREDDIRQLAEYAGRFEDLARFLSEIALVSEFSAEDAISGEEPDEFLTLSTVHQAKGLEWKAVFVIWLVEGRFPMITAIRNPEEEEEERRLFYVAVTRAKDELALIYPLTTNPQDGARIILRQSRFIEELPVGDDAPYDRLILEALETPMLPRMGGEKALPGGGSTGPSEPEPEPGD, encoded by the coding sequence ATGGCCACTCGCACCTACACGCTGAAGGTCCCGCAGGGCACGAAGCCGTCTCTGCGGATCGACTACGCGGGGCTCCTGAACGAGGAGCAGCTGCGGGCCGTGGAGGCGGGAGACGGGCCAGCGCTGGTGATCGCGGGGGCGGGCTCGGGCAAGACGCGCACGTTGACGTTCCGGGTGGCGCGGCTGCTGGAGAGCGGGGTGCCTCCCGAGGGCATCCTCTTGCTCACCTTCACCAACAAGGCCGCGCGCGAGATGACGCGGCGGGTGGAGGAGCTGGCGGGCGGCTTCGTGGACGTGCGCAAGCTCCTGGGCGGCACCTTCCACCACGCGGCGCACACGCTGCTGCGCCAGTTCGCGCACAACCTGGGGTTCTCCCAGTCCTTCACGGTGCTGGACCGGGAGGACGCGCGGGATCTGATGGCCTCGTGCGTGGCCGAGCGGAAGATCTCCCGCGAGCGGCGCTTTCCCCGGGCGGAGGTGGTGCTGGATCTGGTGTCCACGGCGATCAACCTGCAGCGCTCGCTGTCGCAGGTGCTGGTGGAGGATCGGCCGCAGTTCCTGCCGCTGGCGGAGGAGGTGCTGGCGGTGGCGGTGCGCTTCCAGCAGCGCAAGCTGCAGATGAACCTGATGGACTTCGACGATCTGCTGCTGCACCTCAAGCGGCTCCTGGCCGAGCACGAGGCGGTGCGCACGCAGCTCGTCGAGCGCTTCCAGTGCGTGCTGGTGGACGAGTACCAGGACACCAACCGGCTGCAGGGCGATCTGGTGGATCTGCTGGTGGGGGAGCGGAAGAACCTGACGGTGGTGGGGGACGACTGCCAGTCCATCTACAGCTTCCGGGGCGCGGACTTCACGAACATCATCGACTTTCCCCAGCGCTACCCGGGGTGCGGCGTGTACCCGCTGACGCGCAACTACCGCTCCACGCCGGAGATCCTCCAACTGGCCAACGCCTCCATCGCGTTCAACCAGCGCCAGTTCACCAAGAAGCTCACAGCGGAGCGCGCCAGCAGCGCCAAGCCGGTGCTGGTGCCCACGAAGGACGTGGACGAGCAGGCCGCGTTCGTCGCCCAGCGTGTGCTGGAGCTCCGGGACGAGGGGACGCCGCTGGAGGAGATGGCGGTGCTCTACCGGGCGCACAGCCACTCCATGGAGCTGCAGCTGGAGCTGACCAAGCGGGGCATCCCGTTCCGAGTCCGCTCCGGGGTGCGCTTCTTCGAACAAGCCCACATCAAGGACGTGCTCGCCCACCTGCGCTTTGCCTCCCATCCGGGGGATGAGCTGGCCTTCAAGCGGGTGGTGAAGCTGGTGAACGGGGTAGGGCAGGCGACGGCGGAGTCCCTGTGGACGGCCCTGGCGGCCCTCCCGCCGGAACAGCCCCTCCACGAGCGGCTGGGCCACCCGGATGTGCGCCGCCACGTGCCACGGAGGGCCTCGTCGGGCTTCACCCGCTTCACGGCGATGATGGCCCGGGTGAACCGGCCTGAGTCCACGCGAACCCCCGGCCAGCTCATCGAAGACATTCTCACGGGAGGCTACAGCGAGTACCTCCGGGCCGAGTTCACCGCCGAGGAGCGCCGCGAGGACGACATCCGTCAGCTGGCCGAGTACGCCGGCCGCTTCGAGGACCTGGCGCGCTTCCTGTCCGAGATCGCCCTGGTCTCCGAGTTCTCCGCCGAGGACGCCATCTCCGGTGAGGAGCCGGACGAGTTCCTGACGCTCTCCACTGTCCACCAGGCCAAGGGGCTGGAGTGGAAGGCCGTCTTCGTCATCTGGCTGGTGGAGGGGCGCTTCCCCATGATCACGGCCATCCGGAACCCGGAGGAGGAAGAGGAGGAGCGGCGCCTCTTCTATGTGGCCGTCACTCGGGCCAAGGACGAGCTGGCGCTGATCTACCCGCTGACGACCAACCCCCAAGACGGGGCGCGGATCATCCTCCGCCAGTCGCGCTTCATCGAGGAGCTGCCGGTGGGGGATGACGCTCCGTATGACCGGCTCATCCTGGAAGCGTTGGAGACCCCGATGCTCCCTCGCATGGGGGGGGAGAAGGCGCTGCCAGGAGGGGGTTCGACGGGCCCCTCGGAGCCCGAGCCAGAGCCAGGGGACTAA
- a CDS encoding HEAT repeat domain-containing protein — MPRLLTLAVCLLFTGCASQAYQRAKDADTAEAYRDFLREHPKDDMAEPAQARLEELEFTQAQKLHTVLAYKRFLEAYPEATQARAAGALLEGLRFNAAKEAGTASAWRQFLAEHPEGAHREEARALLAEAERQELSTADDPKRLTAFLREAGDDPRRQEMETRLDDQMFAQAKASGATKLFAYLKDFPAGQHREEAKALLLSMEVEGLLVSGLIEEAEARVKAHPLGPKLADFPARLARAKAAREALASREPLAQASSVGFYLRDLGDLQQALGSTDPLDRWQAAEELGQHVSVRALDPLLNAFRTARNPLIRLYALESLQTVLRALPRAVAEYEVAMRLESLRERAGSAEVYLTIAALLDLTGQLEQASTEYQRSYDSGNPDPVVLRRWVKIRQERRQSFSAAVAARQLALWAHGLAKEEVVSSEGGVPLASARQLCAAAENARFAVEAIAQARKEATEFPEDLNSFERAAADAVKLSEARLADAELLLREQNPSVRLCRDQQVRERLTEAVKERTAALEAVGTKLPKLAPLLLELARDRDPSPQVRSVAAARLSALSARGD; from the coding sequence ATGCCCAGGCTCTTGACACTCGCCGTCTGTCTGCTCTTCACGGGTTGTGCGTCCCAGGCGTACCAGCGCGCGAAGGACGCGGACACGGCGGAGGCCTACCGCGACTTCCTCCGGGAGCACCCGAAGGACGACATGGCCGAGCCAGCGCAGGCGCGCCTCGAGGAGCTGGAGTTCACGCAGGCGCAGAAGCTCCACACGGTGCTGGCCTACAAGCGCTTCCTGGAGGCCTACCCGGAGGCCACGCAGGCGCGTGCGGCGGGCGCGCTGCTGGAGGGCCTGCGCTTCAACGCCGCGAAGGAGGCGGGCACGGCCTCGGCGTGGCGGCAGTTCCTGGCTGAGCACCCCGAGGGAGCCCACCGCGAGGAGGCCCGGGCGCTGCTGGCGGAGGCCGAGCGCCAGGAGCTGTCCACGGCGGACGATCCGAAGCGGCTCACGGCCTTCCTGCGCGAGGCGGGCGATGATCCCCGGCGGCAGGAGATGGAGACGCGGCTGGATGATCAGATGTTTGCCCAGGCGAAGGCCTCGGGGGCCACGAAGCTCTTTGCGTACCTGAAGGACTTCCCGGCGGGCCAACACCGCGAGGAGGCCAAGGCGCTGCTGCTCTCGATGGAGGTGGAGGGCTTGTTGGTCTCGGGGCTCATCGAGGAGGCCGAGGCGCGCGTGAAGGCGCATCCGCTGGGACCGAAGCTGGCGGACTTCCCGGCGCGGCTGGCCCGGGCGAAGGCAGCCCGTGAGGCGCTGGCGTCGCGCGAGCCGCTGGCCCAGGCGTCGTCCGTGGGCTTCTACCTGAGGGATCTGGGCGATCTGCAGCAGGCGCTCGGGTCGACGGATCCGCTGGATCGCTGGCAGGCGGCGGAGGAACTGGGGCAGCACGTCTCCGTGCGTGCACTGGATCCGCTGCTCAACGCATTCCGTACCGCTCGCAATCCGCTGATCCGCCTCTACGCGCTGGAGAGCCTCCAGACCGTGCTGCGGGCCCTGCCGCGCGCGGTGGCCGAGTACGAGGTGGCGATGCGGCTGGAGAGCCTGCGCGAGCGCGCCGGGAGCGCGGAGGTGTACCTCACCATCGCGGCGCTGCTGGATCTGACGGGGCAGCTGGAGCAGGCCTCGACGGAGTACCAGCGCTCCTACGACAGCGGGAACCCGGATCCGGTGGTGCTCCGCCGGTGGGTGAAGATCCGCCAGGAGCGGCGCCAGTCGTTCTCGGCGGCGGTGGCGGCGCGGCAGCTGGCGCTCTGGGCGCATGGGTTGGCGAAGGAGGAGGTGGTGTCTTCGGAGGGTGGGGTGCCGCTGGCGTCCGCCCGGCAGCTCTGCGCGGCGGCGGAGAATGCGCGCTTCGCGGTCGAGGCCATCGCCCAGGCCCGCAAGGAGGCCACGGAATTCCCCGAGGATCTCAACAGCTTCGAGCGCGCTGCGGCGGATGCGGTGAAGCTCTCGGAGGCGCGGCTGGCGGATGCGGAGCTGCTGCTGCGCGAGCAGAACCCGAGCGTGCGCCTGTGCCGGGATCAGCAGGTGCGCGAGCGCCTGACCGAGGCGGTGAAGGAGCGCACGGCGGCGCTGGAGGCCGTAGGGACGAAGCTGCCGAAGCTGGCCCCGCTGCTCTTGGAACTGGCGAGGGATCGCGATCCCTCTCCTCAGGTCCGTTCGGTGGCGGCGGCGCGGCTGAGCGCACTGTCGGCCCGCGGAGACTGA